A portion of the Homo sapiens chromosome 16, GRCh38.p14 Primary Assembly genome contains these proteins:
- the APOBR gene encoding apolipoprotein B receptor gives MDFLRLYLPGLHQALRGALDSLGTFVSYLLGDAVPTVEREAQAAEELGVVAVGKTGKIVEEEAQEDLEGLRGSQNEGAGRLRGPGDDRRHEVGSSAVEQTWGWGDGSSHGSQAERQDSGAGETAKAARCQEPSAHLEARKKSKAGSGACQDRSGQAQERQESHEQEVNREERLRSWEQEEEEEEVRAREPGMARGAESEWTWHGETEGKAGAVGPKAAGDNREMEQGVREADAGETEEPGAEGAGKGEEVVVVEKACESTRAWGTWGPGAEPEDWGILGREEARTTPGREEARAILDGEEARTISGGEEAETASGGEEAETASGGEEAGTASGGEEAGIASGGEAGTASGGEEAGTASGGEEAGTASGGDEAWTTSGKEEADLLGVRQTEYGAVPGERLLEATGKVWVLEEEGDEEREAEVSPFPKQPQVLGTERTEEAAESQTAGREAVGGQEAGESFEGQVDLRGKEAEMRQDLGIRADRARMEELVQAEEAQEERGSSRDPVAELPSDGEAEGTADLEATPEARPEEELTGEESEAAQTSCGLLGVEWGGLTHSVTKGQGPELMGGAQTPTKQPEEREAGEVELMGVLALSKEEQERSLEAGPRHAGSVKPEASEAFPGAWENRTRKDMERGNTQEDAADGEQREEEETAGGQTLAAEAEGDRESELSEVPEAGGEGLTTQDAGCGTEEGEASVSENQELDGSTGADAGPCPSLGEAYARETEDEEAEADRTSRRGWRLQAVAVGLPDREDAQTGSVAAGIMGGDVVPHISAAGAGEALEGVLGQGWDSKEKEEAAAGEHAGGQEFGLEGSAEEEVTGRGSQVEAFESREGGPWGGRVEAEESAGAEDSCGLDPAGSQTARAEGMGAMVEAGGLLEKWTLLEEEAVGWQEREQREDSEGRCGDYHPEGEAPRLLDAEGLMVTGGRRAEAKETEPESLEHVRGQEEQPTHQAPAEAAPESVGEAETAEAMGSARGGAANSWSEAPLPGSLLDVSVPRSRVHLSRSSSQRRSRPSFRRTPAWEQQEEPPAPNPPEEELSAPEQRPLQLEEPLEPSPLRHDGTPVPARRRPLGHGFGLAHPGMMQELQARLGRPKPQ, from the exons atGGACTTCCTCCGGCTATACCTCCCTGGGCTGCACCAGGCCTTGAGGGGGGCACTG gATTCCCTCGGCACCTTTGTCTCCTACCTCCTGGGAGATGCAGTCCCCACTGTAGAGCGGGAGGCGCAGGCGGCTGAGgaactgggggtggtggcggtGGGAAAGACAGGGAAGATTGTAGAGGAGGAAGCCCAGGAGGACCTGGAGGGCCTTAGAGGCAGCCAAAACGAGGGGGCTGGAAGGCTGAGAGGGCCTGGAGATGACAGAAGACATGAAGTGGGGAGCTCAGCTGTAGAACAGACCTGGGGCTGGGGAGATGGCAGCTCCCATGGGTCCCAAGCAGAGAGGCAGGACAGTGGGGCTGGGGAGACAGCCAAGGCTGCCAGGTGCCAGGAGCCAAGCGCCCACTTGGAGGCCAGAAAGAAATCCAAGGCAGGGTCTGGGGCTTGCCAAGACAGGAGCGGCCAAGCCCAGGAGAGGCAGGAGTCCCATGAGCAGGAAGTGAACAGAGAAGAGAGGCTGAGAAGCTgggaacaggaggaggaggaggaagaggtcagGGCAAGAGAGCCAGGGATGGCCAGAGGGGCGGAGTCAGAGTGGACCTGGCATGGGGAGACGGAGGGGAAGGCTGGTGCTGTTGGGCCAAAGGCGGCAGGGGACAACCGGGAGATGGAGCAGGGGGTCAGGGAGGCAGATGCAGGGGAAACTGAGGAGCCTGGGGCCGAAGGGGCTGGGAAAGGAGAAGAGGTGGTAGTGGTGGAGAAGGCCTGTGAAAGCACTAGGGCATGGGGGACGTGGGGCCCAGGGGCAGAGCCTGAGGACTGGGGAATCTTAGGCAGAGAGGAGGCCAGGACAACCCCAGGTAGGGAAGAGGCCAGGGCAATTTTAGATGGGGAGGAAGCCAGGACAATCTCAGGCggggaggaggctgagacagcctCAGGCGGGGAGGAGGCTGAAACAGCCTCAGGCGGGGAGGAGGCCGGGACAGCCTCGGGAGGGGAGGAGGCCGGGATAGCCTCAGGCGGGGAGGCTGGGACAGCCTCAGGAGGGGAGGAGGCCGGGACAGCCTCAGGAGGGGAGGAGGCCGGGACAGCCTCAGGAGGGGACGAGGCCTGGACAACCTCAGGCAAAGAGGAGGCTGACCTGCTGGGAGTCAGACAGACAGAATATGGAGCAGTCCCAGGAGAAAGGCTCCTAGAGGCTACTGGAAAAGTCTGGGTCCTAGAGGAGGAGGGGGATGAGgagagagaggctgaggtgagcccTTTCCCCAAACAGCCCCAGGTCCTGGGCACTGAAAGAACAGAAGAGGCTGCTGAGAGCCAGACCGCAGGGAGGGAAGCTgtgggaggccaggaggcaggggaGAGCTTTGAGGGCCAGGTAGACCTGCGTGgtaaggaggctgagatgaggcaGGACTTGGGGATCAGGGCCGACCGGGCCAGGATGGAAGAGCTGGTACAGGCAGAGGAGGcccaggaggagagagggagcagCAGGGATCCAGTGGCTGAGCTGCCCTCAGATGGAGAGGCTGAAGGCACTGCCGACTTGGAGGCAACTCCAGAGGCCAGGCCTGAGGAGGAGCTCACAGGGGAGGAGAGTGAGGCGGCCCAGACTAGCTGTGGCCTACTGGGCGTGGAATGGGGTGGCCTCACACACAGCGTCACCAAAGGCCAAGGACCTGAGCTGATGGGGGGCGCCCAGACCCCAACTAAGCAACCCGAGgaaagggaggcaggggaggtggAGCTCATGGGAGTTCTGGCCCTGAGCAAAGAGGAGCAGGAGAGGAGCCTGGAGGCAGGTCCCAGGCACGCGGGGTCTGTAAAGCCTGAGGCCTCCGAGGCCTTCCCAGGAGCCTGGGAAAACCGCACGAGAAAGGACATGGAGAGAGGAAATACTCAGGAGGATGCGGCCGATGGCGAGcagcgggaggaggaggagactgcGGGAGGCCAGACCCTGGCggctgaggctgaaggagacCGAGAGTCTGAACTATCAGAAGTCCCAGAGGCAGGCGGGGAGGGGCTGACAACCCAGGACGCGGGATGTGGAACTGAGGAGGGAGAGGCATCTGTCTCAGAGAACCAGGAGCTGGACGGAAGCACAGGGGCAGACGCAGGGCCTTGCCCGTCACTGGGAGAGGCCTATGCCAGAGAAACTGAGGATGAGGAGGCGGAGGCTGACAGAACATCCAGAAGAGGCTGGAGGCTGCAAGCGGTGGCTGTGGGCCTCCCGGACCGTGAGGATGCACAGACTGGCTCTGTGGCTGCTGGGATTATGGGGGGTGATGTGGTCCCACACATCAGCGCTGCTGGCGCTGGTGAAGCTTTGGAAGGGGTGCTTGGGCAAGGCTGGGACtcgaaagaaaaggaagaggcagcAGCAGGAGAGCATGCAGGTGGGCAAGAATTTGGTCTGGAGGGCTCAGCAGAGGAAGAGGTGACTGGCAGAGGCAGCCAAGTAGAGGCTTTTGAGTCCAGGGAGGGAGGACCTTGGGGAGGGCGGGTAGAGGCCGAGGAATCTGCAGGCGCAGAGGACAGCTGTGGGCTGGATCCCGCGGGCTCCCAGACAGCGAGGGCAGAGGGGATGGGAGCCATGGTGGAGGCTGGGGGGCTTCTAGAAAAGTGGACGCTGTTGGAAGAAGAGGCTGTtggatggcaggagagagaacagAGGGAAGACAGTGAGGGGCGGTGTGGGGACTACCACCCTGAGGGAGAGGCACCAAGGCTCCTTGATGCAGAGGGTCTCATGGTGACCGGGGGCCGGAGGGCAGAGGCCAAGGAGACTGAGCCAGAAAGCCTGGAACATGTCAGGGGCCAGGAGGAGCAGCCAACACACCAGGCCCCTGCAGAAGCTGCGCCGGAGTCAGTCGGGGAAGCCGAGACGGCTGAGGCCATGGGCAGTGCCAGAGGAGGTGCTGCCAACAGCTGGAGCGAG GCCCCGCTCCCCGGGTCCCTCCTAGACGTCTCTGTCCCAAGGAGTCGCGTGCACCTCTCGAGAAGCTCCTCACAGCGTCGCTCCCGGCCCTCTTTTCGTCGGACTCCGGCCTGGGAGCAGCAGGAggagcccccagcccccaaccctcCTGAGGAGGAGCTGTCAGCTCCTGAGCAGAGACCCCTCCAGCTGGAGGAACCCCTGGAGCCAAGCCCTCTGAGGCATGATGGGACCCCGGTGCCAGCCAGGAGAAGGCCCCTGGGACACGG GTTTGGCCTCGCGCACCCTGGCATGATGCAGGAGCTGCAAGCCCGTCTGGGCCGGCCTAAGCCCCAGTGA